The following are from one region of the Aspergillus luchuensis IFO 4308 DNA, chromosome 4, nearly complete sequence genome:
- a CDS encoding homeobox domain-containing protein (COG:K;~EggNog:ENOG410PIG7;~InterPro:IPR001356,IPR009057;~PFAM:PF00046;~go_function: GO:0003677 - DNA binding [Evidence IEA]): MSISGPCVWLSSLSPPSTSHLPAITNHWSTASWNSEQASSRPRALPSRLPGSWEKEGEPTKPSTSGMQPLVLKAENAFTAAAPSNVSSPVQQRSTGPASVDNRENRHTETEGDASRVKMEKHGHDELQLPRPQKTASPQVTTQKTPEEKDREAAVQHEKEKDDGDADMLSSDDGAGSSVGGDKKQSSDSKSEKKKMKRFRLTHNQTRFLMSEFTRQAHPDAAHRERLSKEIPGLTPRQVQVWFQNRRAKLKRLTSNDRERILKSRALPDDFDTTQVLRTPFDHKTPAEAPMLLTDGLPRLNDDDYVISPLSSASTTNGFSAAADRHFESYAQPGVMPGRGGPALSDLHRHNRSAFPFPRSSSFSESSFNSGLNFPGRFSRPGVEPLSHPSMAYGRRPVDYALGRPANGMVVGYDHQRALEGSVSPTGPPDQSIHYNVDSHNQQIPSYHSSLAMSAPKGYGGMEINSHLQQHGRQMPALQSVPVSDAPDYRSYSYDHHPYGISHAMPYSQANASSMSLPASFPSDTAQGAVTTSAEDRMNHPPQLIDPARAKFGGQTFEYANYL, translated from the exons ATGTCAATCAGCGGACCGTGTGTCTGGTTGTCCTCGTTGTCGCCACCTTCGACTTCCCATTTGCCCGCCATAACGAATCATTGGTCGACAGCTTCCTGGAACAGTGAGCAGGCATCGTCAAGACCGAGGGCCCTGCCTTCCAGGCTGCCCGGGTCGTGGGAAAAGGAGGGCGAGCCAACAAAGCCGTCTACCAGCGGTATGCAACCACTTGTGCTCAAGGCTGAGAATGCCTTCACAGCTGCGGCTCCGTCGAATGTATCGAGCCCGGTACAGCAGCGTTCTACAGGGCCCGCTTCCGTCGACAATCGTGAGAATCGGCACACAGAGACAGAGGGCGATGCTTCACgtgtgaagatggagaagcacGGTCACGACGAACTTCAGCTCCCAAGGCCCCAAAAGACAGCCAGTCCCCAGGTCACAACCCAGAAGAcgccggaggagaaggacagGGAAGCTGCAGTACAGCAtgaaaaggagaaggatgatggtgacGCCGACATGCTCTCCTCCGATGATGGGGCAGGGTCGTCAGTAGGCGGTGACAAGAAACAGTCATCAGATTCAAaaagtgaaaagaaaaagatgaagCGCTTTCG ACTCACTCACAACCAAACTCGATTTTTGATGAGTGAATTCACACGTCAGGCTCATCCCGATGCCGCCCATCGAGAGCGACTGTCGAAAGAGATCCCTGGTTTGACTCCACGGCAAGTCCAGGTTTGGTTCCAGAATAG ACGAGCCAAACTCAAGCGGCTTACAAGCAACGACCGAGAGCGTATCCTGAAATCTCGAGCGTTGCCCGACGATTTCGATACCACTCAAGTGCTACGCACTCCGTTCGACCATAAAACACCAGCAGAGGCACCA ATGTTACTCACAGATGGCCTGCCCCGACtaaatgatgatgattatgttATATCCCCTCTGAGCTCGGCTTCAACAACAAATGGTTTCTCGGCGGCTGCAGACAGGCATTTCGAAAGTTATGCTCAACCTGGAGTCATGCCCGGGAGAGGAGGCCCTGCACTGTCAGACCTTCACAGACATAATCGCAGTGCTTTCCCATTTCCCAGATCGAGCAGTTTTTCTGAGTCCTCCTTCAATAGCGGACTCAACTTCCCTGGGCGCTTTTCGAGGCCTGGAGTGGAGCCATTGAGCCATCCCAGCATGGCTTATGGTCGCCGTCCGGTAGACTACGCATTGGGTCGGCCAGCTAACGGCATGGTCGTTGGATACGATCACCAGCGGGCGTTAGAGGGCTCCGTATCACCCACAGGTCCACCCGATCAGTCAATCCACTACAATGTGGACAGTCACA ACCAGCAAATACCTAGTTATCATTCTTCATTGGCCATGTCAGCTCCCAAGGGGTATGGTGGCATGGAAATAAACTCTCATTTACAGCAACATGGACGGCAGATGCCTGCCCTACAATCCGTGCCAGTCTCAGACGCGCCTGACTACCGGTCCTACTCATACGACCATCATCCATACGGCATCAGCCACGCGATGCCATACTCGCAAGCCAATGCTTCCAGCATGAGTCTTCCCGCCTCATTTCCTTCCGATACCGCCCAGGGGGCCGTTACGACCTCCGCCGAAGACCGAATGAACCATCCTCCACAGCTAATCGACCCAGCCAGGGCCAAGTTTGGCGGCCAAACTTTTGAATACGCAAACTACCTATAA